GGTGGGCGGCACCCGGTAACGCTTGACCGTTCCACAGGTCGGTGAGAGACTTTCGCTATCACTATCTCAACGCGGAGGTAGCCATGGAGGCGCTCGCACATCTCGATCGGCCCGTCGCGCCGCTCGGCCCCGACTCGATGCTCTGGCAGATCGCCGGCAAGCGAACCGCGCTGCTCGGCGCGGGCGCCGCGTTGCTGCTGCAAGTCGCCCACCCGGTGGTCGGCGCCGGCGTGCACGACCACTCCGATTTCGCCCGGCGTCCGTGGGACCGGCTGGAGCGCACCCTCGACTCGCTCTACACCCAGATCTTCGGTGGCCAACGGGCGATCGACGAGTCCGCCCGGCTGCGCACGCTGCACCGGACCATTACCGGAACCGACGAGCAGGGCCGCCGTTACCACGCCCTGCAGGCCGAGGCGTACTTCTGGGTGCACGCCACGCTGTACCTGATGCTGGTCGAGGTGGAGCGGAACTTCGGCCGCCCGCTGACCCGGGAGCAGCAGGTCGTCGCCTACGCGGAATGGCGGCAGCTCGGCGCGCTCCTCGGCATCCCGGACCGGGTGATGCCGACCGATCTGGACAGCTTCCACCGCTACGCCGACGACATGATCGCGAACACGCTGACGGCGAATTCGAGTACCCGCCAGGTCACTGCGGTGCTCGCGCTGCGCGGCGTTCCGGCGCCGACGCCGTTGCTCACCCCGGCGTGGGCACTCGGCCGGCCGGCCGGCCGGCGCGTCCTCACCCTGAGCACCGCCGGGTTGCTCCCGGCCAACCTGCGGGAACGGCTCGACCTCGACTGGTCACCGCGCCGGCAGGCCGAGCTGAACGCGCTCGGTGCCATCGTCCGGCGGACCGAGCAGCGACTGCCGGCCCGGGCCCGGTACTTCCCGATGGCGTACCGGGCGAAAACGGCCGGCCGGGCCGGCTGATGTCCGGGGTCGGGCTCGTTGCGCAGCTGCTCGCGGCCGCGGCACCGGACGAGGACGATCCGGCCGTGCTGGACGGCGCGTTCGCCGCGTTCCTCGATTTCGGCATCCGGCGCACGACGATGGCCGAGATCGCCCGGCGCAGCGGGGTCAGCGCGGCGACCCTCTACCGGCGGTACCCGGGCAAGGACGCGGTGATCCGCGCGGTGCTGGCCCGAGAATCGCGCCGATTCGTCCGGGCCGTCGATGCCCGGGTGGATCGCACCGCCACGGCGCGGGAGCAGGTGGTAGCGGCGTTTGTCGCGTTCACCACGGAGCTTTCCGGCAATCAGCTGCTCCGCCGGCTGCTCACCACCGAGCCCGAATCCACCCTGCCGCTGCTCACCACCGAAGCCGGGCCGGTGCTGGCGGTCGGCCGGGAGTACGTTCGCGGCGACCTCGCCCGGCTGCAGGCGACCGGTGGGCTACCGGCGTTCGACGTCGAGCCGGTGGCCGAGATATTTGCCCGGCTGGCGCTGTCGCTGGCGCTCACCCCCGACGGCGTGATCCCGGTCGAGGATGCTGCTGCCGCTGCCGAATTCGCTCGCGCCCATATCACCGCACTGGTCCGGCTGTGATCGTCGTCGCCGGCGCCGGAATCGCCGGCCTGGCGCTGGCCGGTGCGCTGCACCGCGCGGGGACCCCGGTGCAGGTCTACGAGGAGCGCCCGGCACCCGCACCGACCGGCGCGGGCATCACCCTCTGGCCGAACGCGTCGGCCGCACTGGCAGCGCTCGGCATCGCCGACGCGGTGTCCGGGCTCGGCCGGCCGGTGGCGGTCGGCGGGATCCGCCGGGCCGACGGCCGCTGGGTGCGCCGGATCGATCCGGACCGACTCGACCGTGCGCTCGGCGGTACCCCGATCGTGGTAGACCGCCAGGAGCTGATCGCGGCGCTCGCCGGCGAGCTGGACCGCGCCGGCCGGGTCCGATTCGGCGTCGGCGTGCGCGGTTACCGCCATGACGGCGCCGCGGTTGCGGTCGAGCTGGCGGACGGCTCGACGGTCGCCGCGACCGCACTGGTCGGCGCGGACGGCTATCGGTCCGCGGTGGCACGCCGGCTCGACGGTCGGATCACCGAGCGGTACTCCGGGTACACCGCCTGGCGCGGCGTCGCCGATCTCGACTGCACCGGGCACGAGCCGTTCCAGGCCTGGGCCCCCGGGCTGGAGTTCGGCTTCCTGCCGATGCGAGACAAACGGACCTACTGGTTTGCTGCAGCCCGCACCGCCCCGGGCGATACCGATACCGCCGCGTCGGAACTGCATCGAATATTCGCCGGGTGGCCCGATCCGATAACCGCATTGCTCGCCCACACCCGTCCCGCAGCTATCTTTCGGCACGATATCTACGATCGGACGGTTCCGCGTCGCTGGACGGCGGGCCGGGTGGCGCTGATCGGCGACGCCGCCCACCCGATGCGTCCACACCTCGGCCAAGGCGGCTGCCAGGCACTGGTGGACGCCGCTGTTCTGGCCCGACTGATCGGCGGTCCGCCGCAGGTCACCGCCGCCGGCCAGATCACCGCCGCCGTCCCGATCACCGCCGCCGTCCCGATCACCGCCGCTGTCCCGATCACCACTGCCTTCGAGCGGTACGCCGCGACCCGGCGGCGGGCCGCGCTGCGCTGCGTCCGACAGTCCGCGCTTGCCGGCCGGATGCTGCTGGGCCCACACCTGGCTCTGCTGGCAGCTCGAACGATGGCAGCCCGCACACCCGAGACCGTCGCGTTGCGGGCACTCGGGACAATCGCCAGCAAACAGGCCGGCGCGATTCCCGGCGGCTCGAGCCGGCCGAACCGAGCCGGGCGGGAGCCGTATGCCCCTCGTCTTCGGGGCAGGACGATGGCAGACTGACAGTTATGTTGTGGGCATGGTTGCTGGGCATCTGGGCGTTGGCGTCCGTGCCTGTTGCGGTAATGCTCGCCCGCTTGACGCGCAACGGGCACCGGAATGATTCCCGCCCGGTGCTGCCGGATTTCGAGGCCGAGGTCGGCTCAGGTGGCCGACCAACGCAGCAACCAGGGCCGTACCAGAGCGGGTAGTGCGTCGACCCGGCGGAATGCGTGCGCCTGCCCCCGCACCACGTGTACCGCGGTCGCGTCGGCCGGAGCCGGAACGCCGAACGGATCCCGCTCGCCGTTGATCACCACCACTTCGCCGTGGTCGAGCGCGCAGCGCAGTTCGTCCACCCGGCTGCGTTCCGGCTTCCCCGGTGGGTGCAGCGGAAACGAGAGCGCCAGCACGCCGGCGACCTGCGCCGCCGCCGCGGTCCGGCAGGCAACCCGGGCGCCGTTGCTCCGCCCACCCTGGATCAACGGCACCGCACCGACCTGCTCCCGGAGCGCGGTGACGACGTCCAGCCAGGCGGCGTCCTGTGGTCCGGTCGCGCCCGGTGCCCGCCGACCGGACACCTGGTACGGCTGACGGACCCGGGCGACCCCGCCACCGAGGGCGAGTGCCGTATCCCGAACCGCGAGCAGGTCCTTGGTGTCGACACCGCCACCGGCGCCGTGGGTGAGCAGCAGCAGAAATCGGGGCTGCTCGGGAAGGTCGAGAACCACCTCGGCGGGGCCCGCAACGGTCCGGATCTGCACCCGCTCAGGCTACTCCGCACGGCCCAGGTGCTAGCTGGTCCGACCGCCGAAAAACCTGACAGAACCCTCATGATTTGGTCGCTATTTCATTGCTGACCAGCATATTTCATGAAAGTATCGCCAGTGTGTCGCGCATCACAATTGACATTCGAGCGCTTGCTGGCGGTACCGCGCGCACGTACGATCGAAAGCAACAAGTTACCCGCGGGTAGCACCGGGACAACGCAGACCGGGTGGGACCGGCCGACCGGCTCGCAACCCCAACCTCAACGGAGAGCAGCACATGGGTCACTACAAGAGCAACGTCCGCGACCTCGAGTTCAATCTGTTCGAGGTGTTGGGACTCGGCGACATCCTGGGCTCCGGAGCGTTCGAAGACCTGGACGTCGACGTCGCCAAGGAGATGCTTGCCGAGGTGCGCCGGCTGGCCGAAGGGCCGCTGGCCGAGCCGTTCGCCGATACCGATCGCCACCCGCCGACGTTCGACCCGGAGACCCATACGGTCAGCATTCCGGAGCCGTTCAAGAAGGCGTTCCATCAGTTCCAGGAAGGCGGTTGGGACAAGCTCGGCATCGACGAGAACCTGGGTGGCACGGCCGTCCCGCGGGCGCTGTACTGGGCGATCGCCGAGCTCGTCCTCGGTGCCCAGCCCGCCGCGTTCATGTATGCCGCCGGCGCCGGCTTTGCCAACATCTTCTACGAGAACGGCACCGACGAGCAGAAGAAGTGGGCGCAGATCGCCACCGAGCGGAACTGGGGCGCCACCATGGTGCTCACCGAGCCGGACGCCGGTTCGGACGTCGGCGCCGGCCGGACCAAGGCGATCCCGCAGGCCGACGGCAGCTGGCACATCGAGGGCGTGAAGCGATTCATCACCTCCGCCGACGCCGACGACATGTTCGAGAACACCTTCCACCTGGTGCTGGCCCGGCCCGAGGGCGCCGGCCCGGGCACCAAGGGACTGTCGCTGTTCTTCGTCCCGAAGTTCCTGTTCGATTTCGAGACCGGCGAGCTGGGCGAGCGCAACGGCGTCTACGTCACCGGACTCGAGCACAAGATGGGCCTCAAGGCGTCCACCACGTGTGAGCTCACCTTCGGCGGCCACGGCAAGCCGGCGATCGGCTGGCTGGTCGGCGAGCAGCACAACGGCATCGCGCAGATGTTCGACGTGATCGAGCACGCGCGGATGATGGTCGGCACCAAAGCGATCGCGACGCTGTCCACCGGTTACCTGAACGCGCTCGGCTACGCGAAGGAGCGGGTGCAGGGCGCCGACCTGACCCAGATGACCGACAAGACCGCCCCGCGGGTCACGATCACCCATCACCCGGACGTGCGTCGCGCGCTGATGATGCAGAAGGCCTACGCCGAAGGCCTGCGCGCGGTCTATCTGTATACCGCCGCCCACCAGGATTCGGCGGTGGCCGAGCTGGTCTCCGGCGCCGACGCGGAGCTGGCGTTCCGGGTCAACGACCTGCTGCTGCCGGTCGTGAAGGGCGTCGGCTCGGAGCGCGCGTACCAGTACTTGACCGACTCGCTGCAGACTCTCGGTGGCTCCGGCTTCCTGCAGGACTACCCGCTCGAGCAGTACATCCGGGACGCCAAGATCGACTCGTTGTACGAGGGCACCACCGCGATCCAGGCGCAGGACTTCTTCTTCCGCAAGATCGCCCGGGACCGCGGCGTCGCCCTGGCACACATCGCAGGTCAGATCCAGAAGTTCATCGATGCCGAGGCCGGCAACGGGCGGTTGAAGGGGGAGCGCAAACTGCTGGCCACCGCGTTGGAGGACGTGCAGGCGATGGCCGCCACGCTGACCCAGCACCTGCTGGCGGCGCAGGAGCAGCCGGCGGAGCTGTACAAGGTGGGTCTCGGCTCGGTCCGGTTCCTGATGGCGGTAGGCGACCTGCTGATCGGCTGGCAGCTGCTGCGTCAGGCCGAGGTGGCCGGGGCTGCGCTGGACGCGGGTGCGGAGGGTGCGGAGAAGGCGTTCTACCAGGGCAAGGTGGCCGTCGCGCAGTTCTTCGCGCGCAACGTGCTGCCGGAGCTGACCGCTACCCGCGGCGTGCTGGCCAACCTGGACAACGATGTGATGGAACTGGACGAAGCCGCCTTCTGACCTGGCGCCTTCCGACCTGACGCCGGCCCAGCCGCACCGCTTTCCGTTCGAGAAAGTGGTGCGGCTGGGTCAGACGCATTTCACGATCGGGACCGGGTCGTACTTGACCGTACGGGTGTGCCGGTACACCTCACCGCCGGTGGCATGATCGGTGATCACGCGGGTGTTGCTGGTGGTGAAGCCCGGCGCCCCGGCGGACGGGATGCAGTCGTCGCCCTTGGGCAAGGTGAGCGAGGTCGGTTCGGTCTCCGCGTACCGGTTGCCGGTGATCGACTCGACGTCCACCGTCTTGGTGCCCCAGATTCGCACGGTGACATCCGAATCCGAGGCCGCGGCCTGGATCACGATGCCGTGCTGGGTGTTGTTGCGGAACTGCAGATCGATCGCGCCCTCGAACACGGTTGCCTCCCGCGCTTCGGGATAGCGCGAGATGTAGTAGCTGTGTTCGGTGTGCGTTACGTCCTCCAGGCCGGCGAAATACGCCGCGTTGTACAACGTGGTGGCGAACTGGCTCACCCCGCCGCCGATCGCCTTCGCCGGACGGCCGTGGTCGATGATGCCCGACTCGACGTAACCCTGCGCCGCACCGCGTGGACCGGTGTAGCCGTTCAGCGAGAACGTGTCGCCCGGTAGCACCAGCGCCCCGTTCACCTGTGCCGCCACCGCGCGGATATTCACGCCGGACGCCGCGGCGAACCCGCTGGTGGTGAACTGGCCGATCACCTCGCGGATACCCAAGCCCTGCGCCTGCTCGGTACCGATCTTCGGCGGCACGGGTTTGTAGGTCGCTGCGGCGGTCCGCACCACCGGTGCCGCCAGCAGCCCCGGCAGTGCGTCCAACGTCGTGGCCCACTCCACCCGGTCGCCGACCACCGCCGGTACCACCCGCGGGACACCACCGGACACGTCGACGGTTGCGTCCTTCGGCGCCACCTCGCTCGGTGCGAGCTGCGGGGCCAACAGAGCCGTCGCGGCATTCTTGTCGTAGCGCGGTTCCAACTGATCGCCGACCGCCGCGAAACTGAGCACGCGCGGTACATCCGTCGGCGACAGCACCGCCCGACGCCCCTGCTTGCCGGTGAATACGACGTCGCTCTGCACCGCCGGCTCGGCCACCGTCTGCATGGCCCGCTCGACCGCAGCAGCGTTCACCTGCACGGCAGTGGTGCGCACCGGCAGGTCGACGGGGGTGCCGTCCACCCAGTGCCGGGCCAGCCGATCCCGTGCGGCCGCCAGGTCGAGCTCCTGGCCGGGCACCGGCGCCACCGCGACCGGACGGGCGCCGTCGAAGACGATGTTGCCCTCGACAGGTTGGCGGTCCACCTGCGTGGTCACCTCGCGCAGCGCGGCGGTCAGCGCTGCGTCGTCGACCGACGGCACGAACCCGACCTCGGTCCGCCGGAACCAGGAGGTGGCGCGGGTGATCGGATTCCACGACTGAGCGCCCACCCGGTCCAGCGTCGCCGGCCAGTCGATGTCCAGTCCGGCCCCCTTCGGCACGATCTGGGCGGTGACATCGCCCGCACGAACGTCGATCGGTCGGGTCGACCGCTCCAGTAGGGCGGTGCGCAACTGCGCCTCGGCGTCGGCGCGGGAACGGCCGCCCACGTCGACGCCGGCGACGGTCACCCCGCGCGGCATATGCCCGCCGGACAGGACCAGATCGAGCACGTAGACCAAGGCCACCAGCGCGAATGCCGCCACCGTGACCGGCACGACCCACCGGCGCGAGCGGCGAGTCGGCGGCGCCGGGAGAAACTCCGGCGATGGCGGAACCACCGGGGGCGGGTTCGGCGGGAAGAGGTTCGGCAGAGAAGGGTTCGGTGGAGGAGGGTTCGGCGGCGACGAACTCACCGCCGCAGCGGTCGGCGGCGACCCGGAAAGCGACGGCAGCCCGGATATCGGCTCGGTAGCCGGATCGACGCCCGGACCGTACCCGCCCGGCAACCCGTCGTCACCCATTCCCGCAACACCTCCCGACCCCTCGTCCGGTCCACGCCTCGGCTGCGACCTGGCCCGATTATCGCAGTACGGTCACGAACCGCCGGATGCGGTCGAGATCGGCCCCCCGGGAGAATGTCGAAAGCCCCACGCTGCTGCCGGGTCGGGGGTCAGGCAGCAGCGTGGAGCCACACTGGATATCGCCGTCCCCGCTGAGGCGTTACACACGGACCGACGATTCTCGAATGTGATCCAGGACACAGCCGCACCTCGCCCGGGCGACGACATCTGTGTGATGGTTGTCATATGTCGTCGATCGACTCGGCCGACGACGCGCCGGTCCCGGCGAGATCCCCAGGAGGTCGCAATGACTCAGCCCGCGACGGTTCAACCCGCCGACACCGGACAGGCGCTCGGCGTCGATGTCGGGGGCAGCGGGGTCAAAGGCGCCATCGTCGACCTGGCCACCGGCGAGTTCGTCGGCGACCGGGTCCGGATCGAAACCCCACAGCCGGCGACACCGGCGGCAATCGCGGCCACCACCGCGCAGATCGTCGAACAACTGGGCTGGGCCGGCCCGATCGGCGTCACCGTGCCGGCGGTCGTCACCGGCGGCATCGTGCGCACCGCAGCCAACATCGACAAGTCCTGGATCGGTACCGACGCCGCCGCCCTGTTCAGCCGGACGCTCGACGGCCGGCCGGTCACGGTCCTCAACGACGCGGATGCCGCCGGTCTCGCCGAGGACCGCTACGGCGCCGGGCGCGAACACTCCGGCGTGATCATCCTGCTGACCTTCGGCACCGGCATCGGCTCGGCGGTGCTCAACAACGGTGTGCTGTTACCGAACACCGAGTTCGGCCACTTCGAGGTGAACGGCAAGGACGCCGAACGCCGCGCGGCGGCCTCGGTTCGAGAGCGCAAAGATCTGTCCTGGAAGAAATGGTCCAAACGGGTTTCGAAAGTGCTGATCCGCTACGAGGATCTGTTCTGGCCCGATCTGTTCATCGCCGGGGGCGGCGTAAGCCGCAAGGCGGACAAATGGATTCCCCGGCTGACCAACCGCACACCGATGATCGCGGCGCAGTTGGAGAATACCGCCGGCATCGTCGGCGCAGCGATGGCGAGCGTGGCAATCGCCGGCACCGCGTCGGCAAGTTCGACGAATACACCCGAATGACCCGGGCGATGAACGTGCCGTTCAGTTCTGCGCACACCCTGCCCGGCACCGGCGAAAGTGGGACGATGGAGGCCATGCCGACCAAGGACGTGCAAACCGAGCCATACGTCGTCGTACTGTTCGGCGCCACGGGCGATCTCGCCCGAAGAAAGCTCCTGCCCGCGCTGCTGCACCTGTCGATCTCGCAGCTGGCGCCCGACCTGCGGATCGTCGGCACCTCGCTGGACGACATCGACGACGAGCAGTTCCGTGCGATCGCGTCCCAGGCCTGCCTGGAATTCGACCGGCATTCGGCCGGCCCGCTCGAGCGCGATGCCTGGGTGAAATCGCTGCGCTACGTGCCGCAGGGCAAAGGGCCGGCCGCGCTGGCCGAGGCGGTAGCGGCCCAAGCCGCCGAACTCGACCACCCGAACCTGCTGCACTACCTGAGCGTTCCACCGCGGGCCGCCATCCCGGTGATCCACATGCTGCAGGAAGCCGGGCTGGTCAAGGACTCCCGGGTGATCATGGAGAAGCCGTTCGGCACCGATCTGGTCAGTGCCATCGCGCTGAACCAGGCGATCCACGAGATCTTCGCCGAGGATCAGATCTTCCGGATCGACCATTTCCTGGGCAAGGAGCCCGCCCAGAACATCCTCGCGTTCCGGTTCGCCAACGGCCTGTTCGAGCCGATCTGGAACCGCACGTTCATCGACCATATCCAGATCGACGTGCCGGAAACCCTGTCCCTGGAGGGCCGGGCTGCGTTCTACGAGCAGACCGGCGCATTCAAGGACATGGTGGTCACCCACCTGTTCCAGATCCTCGCATTCGTCGCAATGGAACCGCCGACCGAATTGGCTTCGGAAGCAATCAGTATCGAGAAGAACAAGGTGTTCCGCTCGATGGTGCCGTTGCAGCCGCACAAGGTGGTCCGCGGCCAGTACCGCGGGTATCGCGACGAGCCCGGGGTGTCACCCGAGTCGGATACCGAGACGTTCGTCGCGCTGGAGTGCGAGATCGACAACTGGCGCTGGGCCGGCGTGCCGTTCTACCTGCGCACCGGGAAATGTCTCGCCGAAGGCCAGCGAATCATCTCGATCGCGTTCCGCGAGCCGCCGAAGAGCATGTTCCCGGCCGGTTCCGGAGTCGGCGCGCACGGCCCGGACCACCTCACCTTCGACTTGGCCGACCAGTCCAAGGTGTCGCTGTCGTTCTACGGCAAACGACCGGGTCCCGGGATGAAGCTGGACAAGCAGAGCCTGCAGTTCGGTCTCACCGAAACCGATACCGCGAACGACGTGCTGGAAGCGTACGAACGGCTGATCCTGGACGCCATGCGCGGCGACCACACGCTCTACAACACCGCCGACGGCATCGAACGCCTGTGGGAGGTGTCGGCGCCGCTGCTCGACAATCCGCCGCCGGTACGCGGTTACGACCAGGGTTCCTGGGGACCCAACGCGATCCACCAGTTGATCGCACCGCACGCCTGGCGGCTGCCGTTCGAGCGGGTCTGGCGAGCGAAAAAGTAAGCAGCAGAACAGAAAAACAGCGGGCCGGCGCGGCCCCGGAGAACAGACAACCCGCGAAGCACAGCTCGCGGGCGGGAGAGAGGGAGCCATGCAGCTGGGAATGGTCGGCCTGGGCCGGATGGGCGCGAACATCGTGCGCCGGATCATGCGGGATGGGCACACCGCGGTCGTCTACGACGTCAACGAAGCTCCGGTGCGCGAACTTGTCGACGAGGGTGCCGAATTCGGCACGACCGACCTCGCCGAGTTCGTGTCCAAGCTGGAGACGCCGCGGGTGGCCTGGGTGATGATCCCGGCCGGGATCACCGGCAAGGTGATCGATCAGCTCGCCGAGCTGATGGCGCCGGGGGACATCATCATCGACGGCGGCAACAGCCGCTACCACCAAGATATCGAGCGGGCGAAAGCATTGGCACCCAAAGGTATCCACTACGTGGATATCGGCACCTCGGGTGGCGTGTTCGGCCTGGACCGGGGCTACTGCCTGATGATCGGCGGCGAGCGCGAGCCGGTGGAACACCTCGACCCCCTGCTGAAGTCCATCGCACCGGGCGTCGGGACCGCCGAACGAACCCCGGGCCGGACCGGCGAGACCTCGACCGCGGAGGAGGGGTACCTGCATTGCGGTCCGGCCGGCGCGGGTCACTTCGTGAAGATGGTGCACAACGGCATCGAGTACGGGGCGATGGCCGCGTACGCCGAGGGCCTGAACATCCTGCACAAGGCCGATATCGGCAACCGGGACAGCGGCGATTCGTCGGCGGAGGAGACACCGCTGGAGAACCCCGAGTGGTACCGATACGACCTGGATGTTCCCGAGATCACCGAGGTGTGGCGACGCGGCTCGGTGGTCGCGTCCTGGCTGCTCGATCTGACCGCCGCCGCGCTGTACGCCGAACCGACGCTCGAATCGTTCGGGGGACGGGTGTCCGACTCCGGCGAAGGCCGGTGGACCGTGGACGCCGCAATCGACGAGGGGGTCCCTGCCGCGGTGCTCACCGCGGCGTTGTACAGCCGGTTCGACTCCCGCGGCGAGGCGCTCTACGCCAACAAGGTGCTCTCCGCGATGCGTAAGGCGTTCGGCGGGCATCACGAGTTGCCCAAGGCGTAGCGTCGCCGCAATGACGGTGCTCGCCCAGGGACACGGGCTGGTCGAATCGGTCCGCCGGCACGACGATCACGTCTGGTTCGCCGACTGGTTCGCCGGCGACATCCTGCGGGTACCGATCGACGGTTCGGCGGCCGGCGGCCCGGCCGAGGTGATCTGTCACCTGCCGGGCATGCCGGTCTGTTTCGACTGGCTGCCGGACGGCCGGCTGGTGAGCACCGGCGCGCCGAGCGAACTGCTGCGCCGCGAACCGGACGGCCGGCTGGTTCGGCATGCCGATCTCACCGCGATCGCCGACACCCCGTGGAACGACATCGCGGTCGACCCGCGGGGAGCCGTCTTCGTGAACAACATCGGGCACGACTTCATGAGCGACGATTACCGCCCCGGATCGATCGCGGTCGTCACGCCGGACGGAGTTGCCCGACCGGTCGCCGACGGCCTGGAGTTCCCCAACGGGATGGCGGTGATCGACGACGGCGCGACGCTGCTCGTCGCGGAGTCGTACGCGGACCGGCTGACCGCGTTCGACATCGGGGCGGACGGCGCGCTGTCCGGCCGACGGGTGTGGGCCGAACTGGGCAAACGCGCAGCACCGGACGGGATCAGCCCCGATCCGTCCGGTTCGGTGTGGTACGCCAGCGTGCCCAACCGGTCGTGCACGCTGGTGGCGGCCGGTGGCGCGGTGCTGCAGACCGTGCCGTTCGATCGCGCCGCCTTCGACTGCGCGATCGGCGACGGCACCCTCTACGTCGTCGGGGCCGAATGGGGCGACGATATGGCCGGCACCGGGCAACTCGCCGCGGTGCCGCTCAGCGCGCGCTGAACCCGGCCAACCACTCGCCGAGCACGCGGGCGCTGCCGGCCACCGCGGCCGGCCAGTCGAACGCCGCGGCGTCGGCATTGTCGGAGACGTGCTTGACCAGCGTCACCGGCGCACCGAACCGGCGGGCCGCGAACGCCACGGCGTAACCCTCCATATCGACCAGGTCGGCCACCTCGGCCAGCCGGGTGCGCGCCGCCGGCTCGGTGACGAACAGGTCACCGCTGGCCAGCGCGGGTCCGGCGCCCAGGTGTAGCCGTTCCTGCGGGTCGTAGCCCAGGGTGCGGATCGCGGCGGCGTTCAGATCGTGGTTCCACACCGACCCGATCCGGTGCAGACCGGTGACCCCGTCGCGCAGGGCCCCGGCGGTACCGATATTGACCACGTGCATCCGACTCGGATCGGGAACCCGGGCCAGTGCGGTGGCGACCGCTACGGCCGCCGCGGTCTTGCCGATCCCGGTGATCACCAGCGGTAGGCCGGTCGGCACGTCGGCCGCCTCGGCTCGGGTAGCCGCCACCACGAGCAGGTTGTCGGTCACCCGGACATTCTGCCGGTCCCTGCCCCCGGGTGCCGGGCGAGTGCAGGTCAACGGAGGATGAGCGGCGACCGGTGCTCGAGCACCAGCTGGATGAACGCCGATTCGGGCATCGGCCGGGAGATCAGGTATCCCTGCAGGTACTGCACGCCGTAGGTGCGCAACAACGCCATCTCGGCCGGACGCTCGACTCCTTCCGCGCAGACGGCAAGGCCCAGCTCCAGCGCGAGCCGGGTCACGGCGCGACAGATCCGCTCCTGGTCGGTATCGGCATCGACACCGGCGACGAACGAGCGGTCCAGCTTGATCTGCTGGACCGGCAGCCGATGCAGGTAACCGAAGTTCGAGTAGCCGGTGCCGAAATCGTCGATCGCCAGATGCACCCCGCGTTCCCGCAGCGTCGCCAGATTGGCCAGCACGGTGCTGCTGTGCTCGAGCAAGGTGTCTTCGGTGATCTCCAAGCTGAGTCGCTCGGGCGGCATCGAGTGTGTTTCGAGGGTCCAGAGCACACGTCGGGCAAAGTCCGCCTCGGCCAATTGCGCCCCGGCGATATTCACCGCCACGCCGGCGGCGATGCCCTGCTTCGCCCACCGGGTCGCCGCGGCCACCGCCCGGTCGAGCACCCAATCACCGAGGATGGACATCGCCCCGGCCGATTCCGCCAGCGCGATCAGTTCGGGGGTCGGCAACACCAACCGGCCGTCTGCGCCGTACCAACGCAGCAGAGCCTCGGCCTGGACCAGCCGGCTGGTCCAGGCGTTCACGATCGGCTGGAAGACCAGACTCAACTCGTCGTTGCGCAGCGCCATCCGGAACCGCTCGGCCATGATCACCCGTTGCCGCGCGTCGTCCAGCATGGCGGCGTCGAACACCCGGGTGGACCCGCGCTGCGCCTTCGCCGCCGCCAGCGCCAGGTCCGCGCCGGACAGCACGTCGGCGGCCGGGCCGGGCCGGTCGGCGGCCAGTCCGATCGACAACCCCACGGTGAACGGCTTGCCCGCGACCTCGTAGGTACCGCAGACCCGCTCTTTGATCGTGTTCGCGGCGGCCAGGGCAACGTCCTCGGCCAATCCGGGCCGCAACAACACGGTGAACTCGTCACCACCGAACCGCCCGACCAGATCCTCGCTGTCGAC
Above is a genomic segment from Skermania piniformis containing:
- the ppgK gene encoding polyphosphate--glucose phosphotransferase, giving the protein MTQPATVQPADTGQALGVDVGGSGVKGAIVDLATGEFVGDRVRIETPQPATPAAIAATTAQIVEQLGWAGPIGVTVPAVVTGGIVRTAANIDKSWIGTDAAALFSRTLDGRPVTVLNDADAAGLAEDRYGAGREHSGVIILLTFGTGIGSAVLNNGVLLPNTEFGHFEVNGKDAERRAAASVRERKDLSWKKWSKRVSKVLIRYEDLFWPDLFIAGGGVSRKADKWIPRLTNRTPMIAAQLENTAGIVGAAMASVAIAGTASASSTNTPE
- the gnd gene encoding phosphogluconate dehydrogenase (NAD(+)-dependent, decarboxylating), with the translated sequence MQLGMVGLGRMGANIVRRIMRDGHTAVVYDVNEAPVRELVDEGAEFGTTDLAEFVSKLETPRVAWVMIPAGITGKVIDQLAELMAPGDIIIDGGNSRYHQDIERAKALAPKGIHYVDIGTSGGVFGLDRGYCLMIGGEREPVEHLDPLLKSIAPGVGTAERTPGRTGETSTAEEGYLHCGPAGAGHFVKMVHNGIEYGAMAAYAEGLNILHKADIGNRDSGDSSAEETPLENPEWYRYDLDVPEITEVWRRGSVVASWLLDLTAAALYAEPTLESFGGRVSDSGEGRWTVDAAIDEGVPAAVLTAALYSRFDSRGEALYANKVLSAMRKAFGGHHELPKA
- a CDS encoding SMP-30/gluconolactonase/LRE family protein, whose amino-acid sequence is MTVLAQGHGLVESVRRHDDHVWFADWFAGDILRVPIDGSAAGGPAEVICHLPGMPVCFDWLPDGRLVSTGAPSELLRREPDGRLVRHADLTAIADTPWNDIAVDPRGAVFVNNIGHDFMSDDYRPGSIAVVTPDGVARPVADGLEFPNGMAVIDDGATLLVAESYADRLTAFDIGADGALSGRRVWAELGKRAAPDGISPDPSGSVWYASVPNRSCTLVAAGGAVLQTVPFDRAAFDCAIGDGTLYVVGAEWGDDMAGTGQLAAVPLSAR
- a CDS encoding VanW family protein — encoded protein: MPVTVAAFALVALVYVLDLVLSGGHMPRGVTVAGVDVGGRSRADAEAQLRTALLERSTRPIDVRAGDVTAQIVPKGAGLDIDWPATLDRVGAQSWNPITRATSWFRRTEVGFVPSVDDAALTAALREVTTQVDRQPVEGNIVFDGARPVAVAPVPGQELDLAAARDRLARHWVDGTPVDLPVRTTAVQVNAAAVERAMQTVAEPAVQSDVVFTGKQGRRAVLSPTDVPRVLSFAAVGDQLEPRYDKNAATALLAPQLAPSEVAPKDATVDVSGGVPRVVPAVVGDRVEWATTLDALPGLLAAPVVRTAAATYKPVPPKIGTEQAQGLGIREVIGQFTTSGFAAASGVNIRAVAAQVNGALVLPGDTFSLNGYTGPRGAAQGYVESGIIDHGRPAKAIGGGVSQFATTLYNAAYFAGLEDVTHTEHSYYISRYPEAREATVFEGAIDLQFRNNTQHGIVIQAAASDSDVTVRIWGTKTVDVESITGNRYAETEPTSLTLPKGDDCIPSAGAPGFTTSNTRVITDHATGGEVYRHTRTVKYDPVPIVKCV
- the zwf gene encoding glucose-6-phosphate dehydrogenase; translated protein: MEAMPTKDVQTEPYVVVLFGATGDLARRKLLPALLHLSISQLAPDLRIVGTSLDDIDDEQFRAIASQACLEFDRHSAGPLERDAWVKSLRYVPQGKGPAALAEAVAAQAAELDHPNLLHYLSVPPRAAIPVIHMLQEAGLVKDSRVIMEKPFGTDLVSAIALNQAIHEIFAEDQIFRIDHFLGKEPAQNILAFRFANGLFEPIWNRTFIDHIQIDVPETLSLEGRAAFYEQTGAFKDMVVTHLFQILAFVAMEPPTELASEAISIEKNKVFRSMVPLQPHKVVRGQYRGYRDEPGVSPESDTETFVALECEIDNWRWAGVPFYLRTGKCLAEGQRIISIAFREPPKSMFPAGSGVGAHGPDHLTFDLADQSKVSLSFYGKRPGPGMKLDKQSLQFGLTETDTANDVLEAYERLILDAMRGDHTLYNTADGIERLWEVSAPLLDNPPPVRGYDQGSWGPNAIHQLIAPHAWRLPFERVWRAKK